The Streptomyces sp. NBC_00569 genomic sequence AGGATGCGGTTGACGTCGTCGCCGCGTTCCTGCTGGATCCAGTGGCCGCAGCCGTCGAGGAGGTGCGACGAGCGCAGGCCCGGCAGAGTGGTCGGGTAGGCGGTGATGGCGTCGGACAGCCATGTGGTGGACGCGTCCAGGGTGCCGCCGATGAACAGCGACGGCTGGGTGACGGGGGCGCCTGCATGGGCCGCGAGGTCCGCCCAGTCCCGGTCCATGTTCCGGTAGCGGTTGAGCGCTCCGGTCAGCCCCGTACGTTCGAACTCCTCCGCGTACACGTCGAGTTCGGCCTCGTCGAGCCAGGCGGGGAGCCGCCCGGCGGGGAAGCGGTCGCGCATCCTTCCGCCCCGGGGGACGAAGTGCGGGTCGGGTGCGCCGGGCGCGGGCATCGTGTCGGCCGACAGCGCGGCGAAGATGCCGGCGAGCCAGCCGCGCACGTCCGGCTCGATCTCCGCCTCCGCCCTTCCGGGCTCCTGGAAGTACGAGACGTAGAGCTCCTCGTCCCCTCCCATGCCCGCGAAGACGTCGCTGGGCCGCGGTCCGCCGGGCGGGGTGTAGGGGACGCTCAGGAGCGCGACCGCGCGGAAGACGTCCGGCCTGAGCAGCGCCGAGTCGGCGGCGATGGCCGCGCCCCAGTCGTGCCCGACGAGCACCGCGGACCGCTCGCCCAGGGCATGCACGAGGGCGACGTTGTCGTCGACCAGGTCGAGCATTCCGTACGCGGCCGGGTCCGCGGGCTTCGAGGAGCGGCCGTAGCCGCGGACGTCCAGGGCGACGGCCCGGTAGCCGGCCGCCGCGAGCGCCGGCAGCTGACGGCGCCACGAGTACGAGGTCTCCGGGAACCCGTGCACGAGCAGGACCAGCGGCCCGGTGCCCTGCTCCACGAAGTGGATCCGGCCCGCGGGTCCGTCGACGAGTCGGTGTGCGGGTTCCGCGGCTTGCTGCGACATGCGACCTCCTGTGGACACCGTGCGGCCCCACCGAGTGCAATCGGCGGTGGCGGCCCTGACGCCGATCATGCAACGAGCCGTCGCGCGGCACCGACCCCTCTTGCCGCTTCGGCAAAGAATCCGCTCGGCCGGGGCGGTCCATTGCGACGCGTTCGGCTCAGTCGCCCGCGCCGCCGATCATGTCCACCAGTGCCGCCAGCGCGGCGGCCGCCTTCGACAGGCCCGGCGCGGGCGTCACCGGTTCGTCCAGGTAGACGTCCCGCCGGAGTTCGATCATGAGTGCGCTGACCCGTCGGTCCTTGCCGTAGTGCCGCAACGGCACGTACGTCCCGGCGAACGGCGTGTCGAGGGCGATGTCCCCGAGCCCCTCGAAGGCTGCGCGTGCCTGCGCCAGCAACGCGCCGGACGTGTGGAAAGGGTCGGTGCCCAGGCACACGGGCGGGCGCGGACCGGAGCCGTGGAGCTCGTAGGGCAGGGCCCGGCTGGGGTACGAGTGCACATCGACGATCACGGCGCGCCCGGCGGCTGCGAGCCGGTCCTCGACGGCGTCCGTCATCGCGGCGGCGTAGGGGTGGAAGTAGGTGTCGAGGAGCTCGGTCCCGTCGGCGGGAGGCTCGGGCCTGAGGAGTCGGCGGTGCGTGGTGCGGGTGTACACCGCGCCCATGCCGACCGCGCTCATTTCCTCTCGTTCGTCGGGAAAGCGTTCGGGGTCCACGACGAGGCGGGACAGTTCGTTGACGAATCGCCAGGGCGTCACCGCCGCCTCGCGGGCGGCGAGTTCGGCGATGTCCTGCGTGCGAGCGTCCGTGATCAGGTCCAACTCCCTTTCCAGGGAAGTGTCGTCGAGCACGATGCCCTTCCGCACGCGCGGCGGCACGACACGCGAGCCGTGCGGCACGTGAAGGAGCACGGGCGATGCCGCACTCCCCGGAATCAGCCTGTACGACGGCCGGGTGTCCTGTACGGAACTGTCCGTGGTGTCCATGCCCCCACTCTCCCCCGCCCGATCCCATCTGGTGAAACGCGGGGTTACGGCGCCCGGGGGCCGCGGGTAGGGTGCCCAGTCATCCGCTACTGAACGGCCGTTGAGTAGCGGTGGGCGGCGCCCTGCCGTCCCGCCCGGACCTGCACATGTGACCTTCGTTCGCGAGGAGTTCTTCACCTTGCCCGACGCACCGTCGAATCTGCTGCGCCACCTCTGGATCCCCCTGGCGGACGGCACACGGCTCGCCGCCCGCGTGTGGCTGCCCGCCGCGGGGAGCCGCCCTGCCCCCGCGGTCCTCGAGTACATCCCGTACCGCAAGAACGACGCGACCGCGGCCCGCGACAACAGCCTGCACGCCCGCTTCGCCGAGGCCGGCTACGCCGCCGTCCGCGTCGACCTGCGCGGCAGCGGCGACTCGGACGGGCTGATGCTCGACGAGTACGCGCGGCAGGAGCTGGCCGACGGCGTCGAGGTGATCGACTGGCTGGCGCGGCAGCCGTGGTGCGACGGGAACGTCGGCATGATCGGCAAGTCCTGGGGCGGTTTCAACGGCCTCCAGATCGCCGCGCTGCGCCCGGCCGCGCTCAAGGCCGTCGTCACCGTGTGCTCGACGGACGACCGGTATGCGGACGACGTCCACTACACCGGCGGCTCGCTGATCGCCTCCGAGATGCTGCCGTGGGCGTCGACCATGCTGGCCTACAACGCCCGCCCCGCCGATCCGGCCGTCGTCGGCGACCGCTGGCGCGAGCAGTGGCTGCGACGGATGGCGGACACTCCCGTGTACGTGGAGGAGTGGCTGCGTCACCAGGCGCGCGACGCGTACTGGAAGCACGGGTCCGTGTGCGAGGACTTCGGCGCGATCCAGGCTCCGGTGCTTGCCGTCGGCGGCTGGTACGACCCGTACTGCGGGGCCGTACTGCGTCTGCTCGAAGGGCTCCAAGTGCCGGCGCGGGGGCTGGTGGGACCATGGGCCCACACCTATCCGCACCAGGCCGAACCCGGTCCCGCCATCGACTTCCACGCCGAGGTCGTGCGCTGGTTCGACCAGTTCTTGCGCGGGCGGGACAGCGGCGCCTTGGACGACCCTGCGCTGCGGGTGTGGATGCCCGAGTGGGCGCCGCCCGGCAGCGACCGCGATGTGCGGCCGGGGCGCTGGGTCGCCGAGGAGACCTGGCCGTCGCCGCGGATCGAGCGGCGCTCGTACGCCCTGGGGGGCGAGTCGGCGGGGA encodes the following:
- a CDS encoding N-formylglutamate amidohydrolase codes for the protein MDTTDSSVQDTRPSYRLIPGSAASPVLLHVPHGSRVVPPRVRKGIVLDDTSLERELDLITDARTQDIAELAAREAAVTPWRFVNELSRLVVDPERFPDEREEMSAVGMGAVYTRTTHRRLLRPEPPADGTELLDTYFHPYAAAMTDAVEDRLAAAGRAVIVDVHSYPSRALPYELHGSGPRPPVCLGTDPFHTSGALLAQARAAFEGLGDIALDTPFAGTYVPLRHYGKDRRVSALMIELRRDVYLDEPVTPAPGLSKAAAALAALVDMIGGAGD
- a CDS encoding CocE/NonD family hydrolase — its product is MPDAPSNLLRHLWIPLADGTRLAARVWLPAAGSRPAPAVLEYIPYRKNDATAARDNSLHARFAEAGYAAVRVDLRGSGDSDGLMLDEYARQELADGVEVIDWLARQPWCDGNVGMIGKSWGGFNGLQIAALRPAALKAVVTVCSTDDRYADDVHYTGGSLIASEMLPWASTMLAYNARPADPAVVGDRWREQWLRRMADTPVYVEEWLRHQARDAYWKHGSVCEDFGAIQAPVLAVGGWYDPYCGAVLRLLEGLQVPARGLVGPWAHTYPHQAEPGPAIDFHAEVVRWFDQFLRGRDSGALDDPALRVWMPEWAPPGSDRDVRPGRWVAEETWPSPRIERRSYALGGESAGTAAGSDPLRERAVHLDSTRMIGTAGGSWLQFGDAAGQFGPQGGDDGLSHTFTTVPLDESAEILGVPTVTLRVSADRPDAQLAVRLNDVAPDGSSRLVTRGLLNLTHRDGHEEPQALEAGRAYDVTVPLVATAHSFAPGHRIRVAVSAAYWPLAWPSPRPVTVTLHPAPSAALRLPVRPASADDAKLRPYGEPLPDLPAPLRQSPGATGRRVEHDPVSGTTAVTLRVDDGEFTDLADGAWRRTDSVDRFTLTEGDPHSALVECERTEEGGRGDWSWKVVTVSHMSADAEAFTVTNTITAHEGDDRVYHRTTDAVIPRRGV
- a CDS encoding alpha/beta fold hydrolase — protein: MSQQAAEPAHRLVDGPAGRIHFVEQGTGPLVLLVHGFPETSYSWRRQLPALAAAGYRAVALDVRGYGRSSKPADPAAYGMLDLVDDNVALVHALGERSAVLVGHDWGAAIAADSALLRPDVFRAVALLSVPYTPPGGPRPSDVFAGMGGDEELYVSYFQEPGRAEAEIEPDVRGWLAGIFAALSADTMPAPGAPDPHFVPRGGRMRDRFPAGRLPAWLDEAELDVYAEEFERTGLTGALNRYRNMDRDWADLAAHAGAPVTQPSLFIGGTLDASTTWLSDAITAYPTTLPGLRSSHLLDGCGHWIQQERGDDVNRILLDWLAGLPDA